A genomic segment from Zonotrichia albicollis isolate bZonAlb1 chromosome 19, bZonAlb1.hap1, whole genome shotgun sequence encodes:
- the SDK2 gene encoding protein sidekick-2 isoform X2, with protein sequence MITSLDRTHAGFYRCIVRNRMGALLQRQTEVQVAYMGSFEDGETQQSVSHGEAAVIPAPRIASFPQPQVTWFRDGRKISPSSRVAITLENTLVILSTVAPDAGRYYVQAVNDKNGDNKTSQPITLTVANVGGPADPIAPTIIVPPKNTSVVAGTSEVTMECVANARPLMKLHIVWKKDGAPVSSGISDYSRRLTILHPTLSDSGFYECQAVLRSSSVPAVTAGAFLSVLEPPQFIREPERHITAEMEKVVAIPCQAKGVPPPEMAWYKDAALLQLEKLPRFQLLEDGSLQISGLLPDDTGMFQCFARNAAGEVQTTTYLAVTSIAPNITRGPQDSTVIDGMAVILNCETSGAPRPAITWQKGERVLASGSVQLPRFTLLESGSLLVSPVHLSDAGTYTCLATNSRGVDEASADLVVWARTRITDPPQDQSVIKGTKAVMSCGVTHDPSVDVRYVWEKDGAPLGPESGPRVRLDEVGTLHISQTWSGDIGTYTCKVISAGGNDSRSAHLRVRQLPHAPESPVAALSLQEKRAINLTWAKPFDGNSPLLRYVVEVSENNAPWTVLLASVDPEVTSVTVRGLVPARSYQFRLCAVNDVGRGQFSKDTERVSLPEEPPSAPPQNVIASGRTNQSIMIQWQPPPESHQNGVLKGYIIRYCLAGLPVGYQFKNITNAEVNNLLLEDLIIWTNYEIEVAAYNSAGLGVYSMKVTEWTLQGVPTVPPGNVQAEATNSTTIRFTWNPPSPQFINGINQGYKLIAWEPEHEDEATVVTVRPNFQDSVHVGYVPGLRKFAEYLTSVLCFTTPGDGPRSPPQLVRTHEDVPGPVGHLSFSDILDTSLKVSWQEPLEKNGILTGYRISWEEYNRTNTRVTHYLPNVTLEYRVTGLTALTTYTIEVAAMTSKGQGQLSSSTISSGVPPELPGAPTNLGISNIGPRSVTIQFRPGYDGKTSISRWQVEAQVGQNGEAGEWGLVHQLANEPDMRSMEVPNLKPYTYYSFRMRQVNIVGTSPPSLPSRRIQTLQAPPDMAPANVTLRTASETSLWLRWMPLLEQEYNGSPDSVGYRIRYARADGRGQPALQLIRDRVEREFTIEDLQEWTEYRVQVQAFNAIGPGPWSPPVLGRTRESVPSSGPSNVSAVATSSSSLLVRWSDIPEADCNGLILGYKVLYKEKGSEARAQFWLAEGNASHSAQLTGLAKYTLYEIRVLAFTRMGDGVPSRPPVLERTLDDVPGPPVGLLFPEVRTTLVRLVWQPPAAPNGVILAYQVSHRLNSSALPAAAVEVLDAGARQFTATGLQPEATYLFRVTAQSRKGWGEPAEALVVTTEKRARPQPPGKPLAQQEEVRARSVLLSWEPGSDGLSPVRYYTVQSRELPDGQWALHSAAVSHNATAFVVDRLKPFTSYKFRVKATNDIGDSEYSEESESLTTLQAAPEEAPTILSITPHTTTSVLIRWQPPAEDKINGILLGFRLRYRELLHDSLRGFALRGLGHPSATPVYAVHNLSEVSLTQYELDNLSKHRRYEIRMSVYNAVGEGPPSPPQEVFVGEAVPTAAPRSVAVQAVTATQLDVTWEPPPVESQNGDIQGYKIHFWEEQRQNQSTKVKTLFLPETGVKLKNLTGYTSYWVSVAAFNAAGDGPRSVPVRARTQQAAPSAPGSIRFSELTTTSVNVSWEPPLLPNGILEGYRLVYEPCTPVDGVSKIVTVDVKGSSPLWMKVKDLAEGVTYRFRIRAKTFAYGPDVEANITTGPGEGAPGPPGEPFISRYGSAITIHWSSGDPGQGPITRYVIEARPSDEGLWDILIKDIPKEVTSYTFSMDILKQGVSYDFRVIAVNDYGYGTPSTPSPSVSAQKTNPFYEEWWFLVVIALVGLIFILLLVFVLIIRGQSKKYSKKSDSGNSSKAAALSHGEMVSLDEGSFPALELNNRRLSVKNSFCRKNGIYTRSPPRPSPGSLHYSDEDVTKYNDLIPAESSSLTEKPSEVSDSQGSDSEYEVDPAHQKAHSFVNHYISDPTYYNSWRRQQKGISRAQAYSYTESDSGEPEHTPLSNSTSTQQGSLFRPKGSRTPTPQTPGTAPSSQPGTLYRPPSSLAPGSRAPIAGFSSFV encoded by the exons TGGCCA atGTGGGTGGCCCGGCTGATCCCATCGCACCCACCATCATTGTCCCTCCCAAGAACACCAGCGTGGTGGCCGGGACCTCGGAGGTGACCATGGAGTGTGTGGCCAACGCCAG GCCACTGATGAAGCTGCACATCGTCTGGAAGAAGGACGGAGCGCCTGTGTCCAGCGGGATCAGCGACTACAGCCGGCGGCTGACCATCCTGCACCCCACCCTGAGCGACAGCGGCTTCTACgagtgccaggctgtgctgcgCAGCAGCAGCGTCCCTGCTGTCACTGCCGGGGCCTTCCTGTCCGTGCTGG AGCCCCCTCAGTTCATCAGGGAGCCGGAGAGGCACATCACGGCCGAGATGGAGAAGGTGGTGGCCATCCCCTGCCAGGCCAAGG GTGTCCCCCCTCCCGAGATGGCCTGGTACAAGGAcgctgccctgctgcagctggagaagctgCCCCgtttccagctgctggaggacgGCAGCCTGCAGATCAGCGGGCTGCTCCCCGACGACACCGGAATGTTCCAGTGCTTCGCCCGCAACGCGGCCGGCGAGGTGCAGACCACCACGTACCTGGCCGTGACCA GCATCGCCCCCAACATCACGCGGGGTCCCCAGGACAGCACGGTGATCGATGGCATGGCCGTCATCCTCAACTGCGAGACCTCGGGGGCGCCACGCCCGGCCATCACCTGGCAGAAAG GGGAGCGGGTCCTGGCCAGCGGCTCGGTGCAGCTGCCCCGTTTCACCCTGCTGGAGTCGGGCAGCCTCCTGGTGAGCCCCGTGCACCTGTCTGACGCTGGCACCTACACCTGCCTGGCCACCAACTCCCGCGGCGTGGACGAGGCCTCTGCTGACCTGGTGGTCTGGG caaggaCACGTATCACGGACCCGCCACAGGACCAGAGTGTCATCAAGGGCACCAAGGCTGTCATGAGCTGCGGGGTCACCCATGACCCCAGCGTGGACGTCAG GTACGTGTGGGAGAAGGACGGGGCTCCGCTGGGCCCCGAGAGCGGCCCCCGGGTGCGCCTGGACGAGGTGGGCACCCTGCACATCTCCCAGACCTGGTCGGGTGACATCGGCACCTACACCTGCAAGGTGATCTCGGCCGGGGGCAACGACTCGCGCAGCGCCCACCTCCGAGTCCG GCAGCTCCCCCACGCCCCCGAGAGCCCCGTGGCCGCCCTGAGCCTGCAGGAGAAACGGGCCATCAACCTCACCTGGGCCAAGCCCTTCGACGGCAACAGCCCCCTGCTCCGCTACGTCGTGGAGGTCTCCGAGAACA aTGCACCCTGGACCGTGCTGCTGGCCAGCGTGGACCCCGAGGTGACATCGGTGACAGTGCGGGGCTTGGTACCCGCTCGCTCCTACCAGTTCCGCCTGTGTGCCGTGAATGACGTGGGCAGGGGACAGTTCAGCAAGGACACGGAGAG ggtgtccctgcccgaGGAGCCGCCCTCGGCGCCCCCCCAGAACGTCATCGCCAGTGGCCGCACCAACCAGTCCATCATGATCCAGTGGCAGCCGCCCCCCGAGAGCCACCAGAATGGGGTCCTCAAGGGCTACATCATCCG GTACTGCCTGGCCGGGCTGCCCGTGGGGTACCAGTTCAAGAACATCACCAACGCCGAGGTCAACAACCTCCTGCTGGAGGACCTCATCATCTGGACCAACTACGAGATCGAGGTGGCCGCCTACAACAGCGCTGGCCTGGGGGTCTACAGCATGAAGGTGACAGAGTGGACCCTGCAGGGAG tgcccacggTGCCTCCAGGGAATGTGCAGGCTGAGGCCACCAACTCCACCACCATCCGCTTCACCTGgaacccccccagcccccagtTCATCAACGGCATCAACCAGGGCTACAAG CTCATCGCCTGGGAGCCGGAGCACGAGGACGAGGCCACGGTGGTGACGGTGCGGCCCAACTTCCAGGACAGCGTGCACGTGGGCTACGTGCCGGGGCTGCGCAAGTTCGCCGAGTACCTGACCTCGGTGCTGTGCTTCACCACGCCCGGCGACGGCCCGCGCAGCCCCCCACAGCTGGTGCGCACCCACGAGGACG TGCCTGGCCCCGTGGGACACCTGAGCTTCAGTGACATCCTGGATACGTCCCTGAAGGTCAGCTGGCAGGAGCCGCTGGAGAAGAACGGGATCCTGACGG GCTACCGGATCTCCTGGGAGGAGTACAACCGCACCAACACGCGGGTGACGCACTACCTGCCCAACGTCACCCTGGAGTACCGCGTCACTGGGCTCACCGCCCTCACCACCTACACCATCGAGGTGGCCGCCATGACctccaagggacagggacagctctcctCCTCCACCATCTCCTCGGGGGTCCCCCCAG agctCCCCGGTGCCCCCACCAACCTGGGCATCTCCAACATCGGCCCCCGCTCTGTCACCATCCAGTTCCGCCCGGGTTACGATGGCAAAACCTCCATCTCCCGCTGGCAGGTGGAGGCACAG GTGGGCCAGAACGGGGAGGCCGGCGAGTGGGGGCTCGTGCACCAGCTGGCCAATGAGCCCGACATGCGCTCCATGGAGGTGCCCAACCTGAAGCCCTACACCTACTACAG TTTCCGCATGCGGCAGGTGAACATCGTGGGCACCAGCCCGCCCAGCCTGCCCTCCAGGAGGATCCAGACCCTGCAGGCCCCCCCGGACATGGCCCCTGCCAATGTCACCCTGAGGACGGCCAGCGAGACCAGCCTGTGGCTGCGCTGGATG CCCCTCCTGGAGCAAGAGTACAACGGGAGCCCCGACTCGGTGGGCTACAGGATCCGGTACGCGCGGGCGGACGGGCGGGGGCAGCCGGCGCTGCAGCTGATCCGTGACCGTGTCGAGAGGGAATTCACCATCGAGGACCTGCAGGAGTGGACCGAGTACCGTGTGCAGGTCCAGGCCTTCAACGCCATCGGGCCAGGGCCCTGGAGCCCCCCGGTGCTGGGGCGCACGCGGGAGTCAG TGCCCTCCTCTGGCCCCAGCAATGTCTCAGCAGTGGCCAcctcctccagcagcctgcTGGTCCGATGGAGTGACATTCCTGAGGCTGACTGCAACGGGCTCATCCTGGGCTACAAG GTGCTGTACAAGGAGAAGGGCTCAGAGGCCCGTGCCcagttctggctggcagagggcAATGCCTCCCACAGTGCCCAGCTCACCGGGCTGGCCAAGTACACCCTGTACGAGATCCGGGTGCTGGCCTTCACCAGGATGGGCGACGGTGTCCCCAGCCGGCCTCCTGTCCTCGAGAGGACGTTGGATGATG tgcctgggccCCCCGTGGGGCTCCTCTTTCCTGAGGTGAGGACCACCTTGGTGAGGCTCGTCTGGCAGCCACCAGCAGCCCCCAACGGCGTCATCCTGG CCTACCAGGTCAGCCACCGCCTGAACTCCTCGGCGCTGCCCGCGGCCGCCGTGGAGGTGCTGGACGCCGGCGCCCGGCAGTTCACGGCCACCGGCCTGCAGCCCGAGGCCACCTACCTGTTCCGTGTCACCGCGCAGAGCCGCAAGGGCTGGGGCGAGCCGGCCGAGGCGCTGGTGGTCACCACCGAGAAGCGAG CCCGGCCGCAGCCCCCCGGGAAGCCGCTGGCGCAGCAGGAGGAGGTGCGGGCGCGCAGCGTGCTGCTGTCCTGGGAGCCGGGCAGCGACGGGCTGTCCCCCGTGCGCTACTACACCGTGCAGAGCCGCGAGCTGCCCGACGGACAGTGGGCTCTGCACTCCGCCGCCGTCAGCCACAACGCCACCGCCTTCGTGGTGGACAG gctgAAACCCTTCACCTCCTACAAGTTCCGTGTGAAGGCCACCAACGACATCGGGGACAGCGAGTACAGCGAGGAGTCGGAGTCCCTGACCACCCTGCAGGCGG CCCCCGAGGAGGCGCCCACCATCCTCTCCATCACGCCCCACACCACCACGTCGGTGCTCATCCGCTGGCAG CCTCCGGCTGAGGACAAGATCAACGGGATCCTGCTGGGGTTCCGGCTGCGCTACCGGGAGCTGCTGCACGACAGCCTGAGGGGCTTCGCCCTGCGTGGCCTcggccaccccagtgccaccc CTGTCTATGCCGTGCACAACCTCAGCGAGGTGTCCCTCACCCAGTACGAGCTGGACA ACCTGAGCAAGCACCGGCGCTACGAGATCCGGATGAGCGTCTACAACGCCGTGGGCGAGgggccccccagccccccccagGAGGTGTTCGTGGGGGAAGCAG TGCCCACCGCAGCGCCCCGGAGCGTGGCCGTGCAGGCGGTGACGGCCACGCAGCTGGATGTCACCTGGGAGCCACCACCCGTGGAGAGCCAGAACGGCGACATCCAGGGCTACAAG ATCCACTTCTGGGAGGAGCAGCGGCAGAACCAGAGCACGAAGGTCAAGACCCTTTTCCTGCCCGAGACCGGCGTGAAGCTGAAGAACCTGACGGGCTACACCTCCTACTGGGTCAGCGTGGCCGCCTTCAACGCCGCGGGCGACGGGCCCCGCAGCGTGCCCGTGAGGGCACGGACACAGCAGGCAG cccccagcGCTCCCGGCTCCATCCGCTTCAGCGAGCTGACCACCACCTCAGTGAACGTGTCCTGGGAGCCACCACTGCTGCCCAACGGCATCCTCGAGGGCTACAGGCTGGTCTACGAGCCCTGCACGCCCGTGGATG gtgtcaGCAAGATTGTGACCGTGGATGTGAAGGGGAGCAGCCCGCTGTGGATGAAGGTCAAGGACCTGGCTGAGGGCGTCACCTACCGCTTCCGAATCCGCGCCAAAACCTTCGCCTACGGGCCGGACGTCGAGGCCAACATCACCACGGGGCCCGGGGAAG gtgcccctggccccCCTGGAGAACCCTTCATCTCCCGCTATGGCTCGGCCATCACCATCCACTGGTCCAGCGGGGACCCAGGCCAGGGTCCCATCACCAGATACGTCATCGAGGCCCGGCCCTCAG ACGAGGGGCTCTGGGACATCCTCATCAAAGACATCCCCAAGGAGGTGACCTCCTACACCTTCAGCATGGACATCCTCAAGCAGGGGGTCAGCTACGACTTCCGAGTCATTGCCGTCAATGACTACGGCTACGGGACCCCCAGCACCCCTTCCCCCTCCGTGTCAG cccagaaAACCAACCCGTTCTATGAGGAGTGGTGGTTCCTGGTGGTCATTGCCCTGGTGGGGctcatcttcatcctcctcctcgtcTTCGTGCTCATCATCCGCGGCCAGAGCAAGAAATACTCCAAGAAGTCGGACTCAG GGAACAGCTCCAAGGCGGCCGCCCTGAGCCACGGCGAGATGGTGAGCCTGGACGAGGGCAGCTTCCCCGCCCTGGAGCTCAACAACCGCCGCCTCTCGGTCAAGAACTCCTTCTGCAGGAAAAACGGCATCTACACCCG GTCCccgccccggcccagccccggcAGCCTGCACTACTCGGACGAGGACGTGACCAAGTACAACGACCTGATCCCCGCCGAGAGCAGCAGCCTGACCGAGAAACCCTCCGAGGTCTCCGACTCCCAG GGCAGCGACAGCGAGTACGAGGTGGACCCCGCGCACCAGAAGGCGCATTCCTTCGTCAACCACTACATCAGCGACCCCACCTACTACAACTCCTGGCGGCGGCAGCAGAAGGGCATCTCCCGTGCCCAGGCTTACAGCTACACCGAGAGCGACTCGGGCGAGCCCGAGCACACGCCGCTGTCCAACAGCACCTCCACGCAGCAGGGCAGCCTGTTCCGCCCCAAGGGCAGCAGGACTCCCACGCCCCAGACCCCCGGCACGGCCCCCAGCAGCCAGCCCGGCACCCTGTACCGCCCGCCCAGCAGCCTGGCCCCcggctccagggcccccatcgCGGGCTTCTCCTCCTTCGTTTGA